TTTGGGGCGTAGCCAAGTGGTAAGGCAGCGGGTTTTGGTCCCGCCATGCGTAGGTTCGAATCCTACCGCCCCAGCCATCTTTCCTTTCCGTCGCTCAAAGGCTGTCGAGATCAACACCGTGCTGCCGCTTAAGGAACCCCAGTCCGAACGGGCCATGTCGGTGTTCGCCGGTAATGCCACGCCGGAGCTCGCCGCCAGCATCGCGCGCTACCTCGGCTTGCCGCTGAGCAAGTGCTCCGTCGGCCATTTCAGCGATGGCGAAGTGGCGGTGGAGATCATGGAGAATGTGCGCGGTCGCGACGCCTTCATCGTCCAATCGACCTGCCCGCCCACCAACAACAACCTGATGGAGCTCCTCGTGATGGCCGACGCCTGCCGGCGCGCCTCGGCGGAGCGCATCACGGCGGTGGTGCCGTACTTTGGCTACGCGCGTCAGGATCGTCGCCCCCGCGCCCAGCGCGTGGCGATCACCGCGAAGCTGGTGGCGAACATGATCACCACCGCAGGCATCGATCGGGTGCTAACCATCGACTTGCACGCCGACCAGATTCAAGGCTTCTTCGACATTCCCGTGGATAACGTGTACGCCTCGCCGGTGCTCCTCGGCGACATGTGGAAGCAGAAGATGCAGGATATCGTGGTGGTGTCGCCGGACGTGGGCGGCGTGGTGCGCGCGCGGGCCTTGGCCAAGCGCCTGGACGATGCGGATCTCGCCATCATCGACAAGCGGCGCCCGCGCGCCAACGAGGCGCAGGTGATGAACATCATCGGTGAGGTGGAGGGCAAGTCCTGTGTGCTTGTCGATGACCTCATCGATACGGCCGGCACGCTCTGCCAGGGTGCGGCCAAGCTAAAGGACAGCGGCGCCGCAGCCGTCGTGGCATACGTGACGCACCCAGTGCTGTCCGGCCCCGCCGTGGAGCGCATCGCCAACTCCGAACTCGACGAGCTAGTGGTGACCGATACCATCCCCCTCGACGAGCACGCGCGGGCCTGCCCGCGCATCCGTCAGCTCAGCGTGGCGGGGCTTTTGGGTGAGTCCATGCGACGGATTTCCGATGAGGAGTCCGTGAGCTCCCTCTACGTCGACTGAGCCTACTGAAAAGCTTTGGTGCGTGCGGTGACCAGGTCGCGGGTCACCGTGCGCTGTGTATCACGCTTCAACCTTGGAGATAACCATGAGCGTGGATTTTGAAGTGAGAGCAGACTTCCGGGAGGACCTGGGGAAAGGTGCGAGCCGCCGCCTGCGTCGTTCCGGTAAGGTGCCCGCCGTGCTGTACGGTGGTCACCGAGACCCTCGTGCCCTGAGCCTCGATCACGATCGGCTGCTGCATCAGCTCGACAATGAGGCCTTCTACTCGCAGGTGTTGACGATCACCGTCGGTGAGAAGTCCCAGCCGTGCATTTTGAAGGATGTGCAGCGACATCCGCACAAGATGCTGATCATGCACGTGGACTTCCAGCGGGTGATGGAGGACGAAGCCATCCGCATGCTGGTGCCGCTGCACTTTGAGGGCGAGGACAAGTCTCCCGGCAAGCGTGAAGGCGGTGTGTTCCAGCACACCCTGAACGAGATCGAGATCTCGTGTCTGCCCGCGAACTTGCCTGAGTTCATCGTGGTGGACTGCTCGGCGCTGGAGATCGACGGCAACTTGCACCTCTCGGACCTGACCTTCCCGGAAGGTGTCGAGAGCATCGAGCTCGCCAACCACAGCAACGACCTCACGGTGGTCAGTGTCTCTAAGCCGCGTGCGGCCAAGGCGGACACGGATGACGATGCTGGTAGCGCCGAGGGTGGCGGCGAGGAGAGCAGCGAAGGCTAAGGCTGCTCGCGCGTTCTCAAGGGATTATCCCGGCGGCCGGGTGACCGTAAGGTGGCCCGGCCGCTCTCTTTTCAGACCGGCAGTAGTGGGATGCGTAGGCCCGAAAGCGGTCCGCGATACGAAGCGACCATGAGTAACATCAAACTGATCGTTGGCCTCGGCAACCCGGGGCCCAAGCACGAGGCCGATCGCCACAATGCGGGCTTCTGGCTCGTCGATGCCCTCGCCAGCGCCGGCAGCGCCGGCAGCTTTGCCAGCGAGCGCAAGTTCCTGGGTGATATCTGCCAAGCCTCAATAGCGACCCGCAACGTGCGTCTGCTCAAGCCGACCACATTCATGAACCGCAGTGGTCAGTCCGTGCGTGCGGTGATCGACTTCTACAAGATCGAGGCCGAGGAGGTACTGGTGGTGCATGATGAGCTCGATCTACCGCCGGGCACAGCGCGCTTCAAGCGAGGCGGCGGCCACGGTGGTCACAACGGCCTGCGCGACCTCATCGCTCACATCGGCAAGCAGTTTATGCGTCTTCGGGTGGGGATTGGTCATCCCGGCAGCCGAGAGCAGGTGGTCGGATTCGTGCTCAAGGCGCCCGGTAAGAAGGAGGCAGAGCGAATCGACGATGCGCTACGTGAGTCGCTGAGCGCCGTAGAGTTGCTGTTGCGAGAGGGAGAGCAGAAGGCGATGAATCAGCTGCATACGCGTGCCAACGCCCCTGATGAACCCCCAGGTGAACACACCGCGACCCTAAGGCAGCAGGGCGTTGCGTCTAATGACAAGAAGGAAGAATCCTGATGGCTATTCGATGCGGCATCGTTGGCCTGCCCAATGTCGGTAAGTCGACCCTGTTCAACGCCCTTACCTCTGCGGAGATCCCGGCCGAGAACTACGCCTTCTGCACCATCGACCCGAACGTGGGGGTGGTGTCCGTGCCCGATCCGCGCTTAGGGAAGCTAACGGATATTGTGAGTCCCCAGAAGACGATTCCTACCACCGTCGAGTTCGTCGATATCGCCGGTTTGGTGGAGGGCGCATCTCGCGGTGAGGGGTTGGGAAACAAGTTCCTCGCGAACATCCGCGAGACTCATGCGATCGCCCATGTCGTGCGGTGCTTTGAGAACGATGACGTGATGCACGTAGCCGGGCGCGTGGATCCAGTGGGTGACGTGGAGGTGATCAACACCGAACTCGCCCTGGCGGACCTGGCGACTGTAGATAAGGCTCACGACAAGGTACGGCGCCAAGCGAACACGGGCGATAAGTCCGCGGTCGTGCAGCGAGACCTTCTCGCTCGCGTTCAAGCCCACCTCGATGAGGGCAAGCCGGTGCGTTCCCTGGGGTTGGAAGCGGAGGAGCTGGCGACGCTGCGTGAGCTTCACTTGCTGACGGTAAAGCCCGTGCTGTACGTGGCAAACGTCAACGACGACGGGTTTGAGCAGAATCCCCACCTGAACGCGCTGCGCGTGCTCGCCGAAGAGGAAGGTGCCCAAGTGGTCGTCGTGTGTGCGGCGATGGAGGCAGAGATCGCCCTTCTCGATGATGAGGACAAGTCGGAGTTCCTCATTGAGATGGGGCTGGAGGAGCCTGGCCTGGATCGCGTTATCCGCGGCGCCTACCGCCTGCTCGGCCTACAGACTTTCTTTACTGCAGGCGAGAAGGAAGTGCGTGCCTGGACCGTACGAGCTGGTGCTACCGCGCCACAAGCCGCCGGCGAGATCCACACGGATTTCGAACGCGGCTTTATCCGAGCGGAAGTCGTCGCCTACGAAGACTTCGTTGAGCACAACGGTGAGAGCGGCGCCAAGGAAGCTGGTCGCTGGCGCTTAGAGGGCAAGGACTACCTGATGGCCGAAGGCGATGTCATCCACTTCCGCTTCAACGTCTAGCGGCGTTCGGCGAGCTTGTAGATGATCCAAGTGGAACGGGGCCTTGTTCCCAGGCGCGGGCGCGACCACGAGAGTGCAGGCTCTACGGCATTAATGGCAGCGTGCCTGAGGTAAGGGCGTACCGGCGACTTCTCCGACATGCCGTGTTCGCCTCAGTAGTAAATGCGATCGATTTTTCGCATGTCGGCGTAGCGTCGCCTGTAAGGGCGGCCGACCCTTCCAGGTACTTCGCTGCGGCCTTGCGTCGAGACTGCCAAGAAACAAGTTGTCCACAGCGAGTAGCGTTAGTTTGCTAGCCAATCAGTTGTCGCGCTACCTGAAGCCCTTGCCGGTGGATAACCCTACGATTTCTCAGGCGGTCACCTGGTTTTGTGACTCAGTTGGCACTTTTTGGCACGCTTATCCCCAGCGGGCAGCGCGGGTGGTGGGTTTGGGCGACACCGGGAAATGTGTCCCAAATGGGTGGCGTGACGAGTAATCCACAGGATGTGAACATCGCTGATTGCTGCGTTGCAGCGCCATAAAAGTGAGCGAGATAAGCGAGCGTGTCGCGGTGCGGTGGCGAGTGTTTGACGATAGGAGGGCCGGGCCTAAGCCCGGTCGCTAGCTCTCGCCAGCGGATCCGGGCCGGCCCGCCGGGTCAGTGCACCGGGGGCTTCCCCTGGCTCCGCGCTAGGCGGCGAGTCAGCGCTCGCGCGAAGGCGGAGCGGCGATGGTCGAAGGTCTCCACGTGCTTGCGCTTGAGTGGATCGAAGTAGCGGTAGGTGCCCGGACCAAGGACTTCCTTGATCTGACCGTTCTCGTAGAGCACGCCGCGTTCATGGTCGGCGACGATGAAGGTCTGAGTGAGCATGCTGGTACCTCCCTTGGCGACACGCTCGAGCACGCGGCGAGGCCGTTCGGTCCTCGCGGGCTCAACCGCAACGCGGTCCTGCGATGGCTAGGGGCACAAAAAAGCCCCGCGCGGGTGATCCGACCGGGGCTATCCGGAAGGGCGCCGCTGGCAGCCCCTCGAGGTCCTTTGCTAGGAGGTTCGTGGGGCCTGTTCAGCCACCACTGCACAGCGTGATGGCTTGGGTATCGCTGTGTTGTGATGCGCCTTCCCGCTCGGGGCGGCAAGGCTGCGAAGGTTGCGAGTCCAATGAAGGATCCCTATGGCGGCGCGTACTCACGCCAAAGCCTGCTGAGTATGGCGGATTCGCTGTGGAGCAGCAAGGCAAGGGGTTCACGAAGCGGGAATTCCTT
The DNA window shown above is from Pseudomonadota bacterium and carries:
- the ychF gene encoding redox-regulated ATPase YchF encodes the protein MAIRCGIVGLPNVGKSTLFNALTSAEIPAENYAFCTIDPNVGVVSVPDPRLGKLTDIVSPQKTIPTTVEFVDIAGLVEGASRGEGLGNKFLANIRETHAIAHVVRCFENDDVMHVAGRVDPVGDVEVINTELALADLATVDKAHDKVRRQANTGDKSAVVQRDLLARVQAHLDEGKPVRSLGLEAEELATLRELHLLTVKPVLYVANVNDDGFEQNPHLNALRVLAEEEGAQVVVVCAAMEAEIALLDDEDKSEFLIEMGLEEPGLDRVIRGAYRLLGLQTFFTAGEKEVRAWTVRAGATAPQAAGEIHTDFERGFIRAEVVAYEDFVEHNGESGAKEAGRWRLEGKDYLMAEGDVIHFRFNV
- a CDS encoding ribose-phosphate diphosphokinase, with protein sequence MLPLKEPQSERAMSVFAGNATPELAASIARYLGLPLSKCSVGHFSDGEVAVEIMENVRGRDAFIVQSTCPPTNNNLMELLVMADACRRASAERITAVVPYFGYARQDRRPRAQRVAITAKLVANMITTAGIDRVLTIDLHADQIQGFFDIPVDNVYASPVLLGDMWKQKMQDIVVVSPDVGGVVRARALAKRLDDADLAIIDKRRPRANEAQVMNIIGEVEGKSCVLVDDLIDTAGTLCQGAAKLKDSGAAAVVAYVTHPVLSGPAVERIANSELDELVVTDTIPLDEHARACPRIRQLSVAGLLGESMRRISDEESVSSLYVD
- the pth gene encoding aminoacyl-tRNA hydrolase, producing the protein MSNIKLIVGLGNPGPKHEADRHNAGFWLVDALASAGSAGSFASERKFLGDICQASIATRNVRLLKPTTFMNRSGQSVRAVIDFYKIEAEEVLVVHDELDLPPGTARFKRGGGHGGHNGLRDLIAHIGKQFMRLRVGIGHPGSREQVVGFVLKAPGKKEAERIDDALRESLSAVELLLREGEQKAMNQLHTRANAPDEPPGEHTATLRQQGVASNDKKEES
- a CDS encoding 50S ribosomal protein L25/general stress protein Ctc, whose protein sequence is MSVDFEVRADFREDLGKGASRRLRRSGKVPAVLYGGHRDPRALSLDHDRLLHQLDNEAFYSQVLTITVGEKSQPCILKDVQRHPHKMLIMHVDFQRVMEDEAIRMLVPLHFEGEDKSPGKREGGVFQHTLNEIEISCLPANLPEFIVVDCSALEIDGNLHLSDLTFPEGVESIELANHSNDLTVVSVSKPRAAKADTDDDAGSAEGGGEESSEG